A portion of the Methanofollis sp. genome contains these proteins:
- a CDS encoding A/G-specific adenine glycosylase, translating to MSTGGTEFSEEHAVLVGEFERALAGEGPGQAACLALRSVICHYYRHQGRQMAWRETTDPYRIFVSEVMLQQTGVERVGQKYAEFIEKFPDFPALAAAEQRDVLAVWQGLGYNRRAIALHRSARIAMEKFSGALPRTIGELKSLPGIGHATASSIAAFAFNAPTVFIETNVRRVFIHFFFRGREGITDAEVLPLVAETLDPEHPREFYWGVMDYGTMLKKRYPNPNRRSASYARQSRFEGSDRQVRGRVIRVLLGERPMGAADLFAGLEVDREKGEIILQKMVAEGFVAEESGKYRLR from the coding sequence GTGTCTACCGGAGGTACGGAATTTTCAGAGGAGCACGCGGTGCTGGTGGGGGAGTTCGAGAGGGCCCTGGCCGGAGAGGGGCCGGGTCAGGCGGCATGCCTCGCCCTCCGCAGCGTGATCTGCCACTACTACCGGCACCAGGGGCGGCAGATGGCATGGCGGGAGACGACAGACCCGTACAGGATCTTTGTCTCCGAGGTGATGCTCCAACAGACAGGGGTGGAGAGGGTGGGGCAGAAATATGCGGAGTTCATCGAGAAATTTCCGGATTTCCCTGCACTCGCCGCGGCCGAGCAGCGGGACGTCCTTGCCGTCTGGCAGGGTCTCGGCTACAACAGGCGGGCGATCGCCCTCCACCGCTCGGCACGGATCGCCATGGAGAAATTCAGCGGCGCCCTCCCCCGGACGATCGGGGAACTCAAGTCCCTCCCGGGCATCGGCCATGCGACGGCCTCGTCGATCGCGGCCTTCGCCTTCAATGCCCCGACTGTCTTCATCGAGACCAATGTCCGCCGCGTCTTCATCCACTTCTTCTTCAGGGGCAGGGAGGGGATCACCGACGCCGAGGTCCTCCCCCTTGTCGCTGAAACTCTCGACCCGGAGCACCCGCGGGAGTTTTACTGGGGAGTGATGGACTATGGCACCATGCTCAAGAAACGGTATCCCAACCCGAACCGGCGGAGTGCCTCCTATGCCCGCCAGAGCCGGTTCGAGGGTTCTGACCGGCAGGTCAGGGGCCGTGTAATCAGGGTGCTTCTCGGCGAGAGGCCCATGGGAGCGGCCGACCTCTTTGCGGGTCTGGAGGTTGACCGGGAAAAAGGAGAGATTATTCTTCAAAAAATGGTGGCTGAGGGATTTGTAGCGGAAGAGTCGGGAAAGTACCGCCTTCGGTAG